Proteins encoded by one window of Gehongia tenuis:
- the dapF gene encoding diaminopimelate epimerase, producing the protein MRFTKMTSLGNDFVFVDGIHQNIHDPNRLAKFVSNRNYGVGADGLVLICPSQNADFRMRIFNPDGTEAQICGNAIRSVGKFVYHYGITRKTRMRIETIAGVKVVTLDVKSGKVVNITANFGSPILEAAKAPVITDLEQFIDQPVEVLDRTFHVTAMSLGNPHMVAFVEDVDHFDLEKYGPAMEHHPLYPERANCEFAEILAPDRIRFRVWERSVGETLACGTGSCASVVAGVLTGRCNRSVDVEQKGGVIHIEWDECTGDLFMTGPSTVVFDGEFVEGNPYEENAPWD; encoded by the coding sequence ATGAGATTCACCAAGATGACATCCCTTGGCAATGACTTTGTATTTGTGGATGGGATTCACCAGAATATTCACGATCCCAACCGCTTGGCTAAATTCGTATCCAACCGAAACTATGGCGTAGGCGCCGACGGCTTGGTGCTCATCTGTCCCTCGCAGAATGCCGACTTCAGAATGCGCATCTTCAATCCCGATGGCACCGAGGCCCAGATCTGCGGCAATGCCATTCGCAGTGTGGGCAAGTTTGTCTATCATTACGGCATTACCCGCAAGACCCGAATGCGTATCGAAACCATCGCCGGCGTCAAGGTGGTGACGCTGGATGTGAAGTCGGGGAAGGTGGTCAACATCACCGCCAACTTTGGATCGCCCATTCTTGAGGCGGCGAAGGCTCCGGTGATCACCGATCTTGAACAGTTCATTGATCAGCCGGTGGAGGTGCTGGACCGCACCTTCCATGTGACGGCTATGTCCCTTGGCAACCCGCATATGGTGGCCTTTGTGGAGGACGTGGACCATTTTGATCTTGAAAAATACGGACCCGCCATGGAGCACCATCCCCTCTATCCCGAGCGGGCGAACTGTGAGTTTGCTGAGATCCTGGCTCCGGACCGCATTCGTTTCCGGGTTTGGGAACGAAGCGTGGGCGAGACCCTTGCCTGCGGTACCGGCTCCTGCGCGTCGGTGGTGGCCGGCGTGCTTACCGGCCGCTGCAACCGGAGTGTAGATGTGGAACAAAAGGGCGGCGTGATCCATATTGAGTGGGATGAATGCACAGGGGATCTATTCATGACCGGACCTTCCACGGTGGTCTTTGACGGCGAATTTGTGGAAGGCAATCCCTATGAGGAAAATGCGCCATGGGATTGA
- a CDS encoding aldo/keto reductase — MQKTRLGKTDLMVTRTAFGALPIQRDDVKTAVDIVSRAFDAGINFFDTARAYTDSEEKLGLAFEGRRHKVVIATKTQAADAKTLWAHLETSLKNLRTDYIDLYQLHNPAGLPDPNDEKGLYAALVEAKRKGMIRHFGITNHRIHVAREAAESGLYETVQFPFSYLSQQPEIELVNLCKSRDVGFIAMKALSGGLVANVPATFAFLRQFDNVVPIYGIQHMWELEQFLELDQNPPIIDAAMEAVMEKEREELSGDFCRSCGYCLPCPQNILIPQAARIYFLMTRSPYQPYITSEFQAEMARVETCIECGACASRCPYGLDTPGLLKRQLALYKTFLAEHQDEIKNG; from the coding sequence ATGCAGAAAACTCGTTTAGGAAAAACGGATTTGATGGTCACCCGCACCGCCTTTGGCGCGCTGCCCATTCAAAGGGACGATGTGAAAACGGCTGTGGATATTGTCAGCCGCGCTTTTGACGCCGGCATCAATTTTTTTGATACGGCCCGCGCCTACACCGACAGTGAGGAAAAATTGGGTCTGGCTTTTGAAGGCCGGCGCCATAAAGTGGTGATCGCCACCAAGACCCAGGCCGCCGATGCCAAGACGCTGTGGGCCCATCTCGAGACCAGCCTCAAAAACCTGCGGACCGATTATATCGATCTCTATCAGCTTCACAACCCCGCCGGGCTGCCCGATCCAAACGACGAAAAGGGCCTGTATGCGGCTTTGGTGGAAGCCAAAAGAAAGGGCATGATCCGCCATTTCGGAATCACCAACCACCGTATCCATGTTGCCCGCGAGGCGGCGGAGAGCGGCCTGTATGAGACCGTTCAGTTCCCCTTTTCCTATCTCAGTCAGCAGCCGGAAATTGAACTGGTCAATTTATGCAAAAGCCGCGACGTGGGATTCATCGCCATGAAGGCGCTAAGCGGCGGACTTGTGGCCAACGTGCCCGCCACCTTTGCTTTCTTGCGCCAGTTTGACAACGTGGTGCCCATCTACGGCATCCAGCACATGTGGGAGTTGGAGCAGTTTTTGGAGCTGGATCAAAACCCGCCCATCATCGACGCGGCCATGGAGGCCGTCATGGAAAAGGAGCGAGAGGAGCTTTCCGGGGATTTCTGCCGTTCCTGCGGTTACTGTCTGCCCTGTCCCCAGAACATTCTCATCCCTCAAGCGGCCAGGATCTACTTCCTGATGACCCGTTCGCCTTACCAGCCCTACATCACTTCCGAATTTCAAGCGGAGATGGCCAGGGTGGAGACCTGCATCGAGTGCGGCGCCTGTGCCTCCCGCTGTCCCTACGGCCTGGATACGCCCGGGCTCCTCAAGCGCCAGCTGGCCCTATATAAGACCTTTCTGGCGGAGCATCAGGATGAAATAAAAAATGGCTAA